One Cedecea neteri DNA segment encodes these proteins:
- a CDS encoding RHS repeat-associated core domain-containing protein: MGFTLFSHTPSVTVLDNRGLSIRNIEYHRHPDTPATTDERLSCQRYNHRGSLTRASDPRFQAARMANFEYLSDLTGNALRVSSLDAGLTLNLSDAAGRPVLSITNARAPSDMSEAITRRWVYEAATLPGRPLSVTDSPTGGAARVTERFVYAGNSAAEKARNLAGACVSHYDPAGLEQTDAIALTGTPLSVTRRLLKDADNPAVVADWQGNDASAWNDLLGAETLTTLSISDATGTVLTTTDARGNVQRVAYDVAGLLSGSWLTLKGGKEQAIVKALTWSAAGQKLREEHGNGVVTTYAYEPETQRLAGIKTERPAGHASGAKVLQDLRYEYDPVGNVLTIRNDAEETRFWRNQKVVPENTYVYDSLYQLVSATGREMAGAGQQTSSLPSPAIPVPTDNAAMTNYTRTYTYDQSGNLTRIRHTPATGSGYTTDITISNSSNRGLLRTLASSSSEVEALFTAGGQQKQLQPGQNLTWTPRNELQQVSPVQREGKASDSESYRYASGSQRVLKVSTQQTGNSTQTQRALYLPGLELRTTKTGSSETESLQVITVGDAGRAQVRVLHWAAGKPADIGNDGLRYSYDNLTGGSQLELDGSGNVISQEEYYPYGGTAVWAARSQTEANYKTVRYSGKERDATGLYYYGYRYYQPWAGRWLSADPAGTIDGLNLFRMCRNSPVTFKDSDGCAPARPVPKNIWHIWIGPNALKDADIERLKRNANKNPDYTTTILTDSTFWDGEPWAGVLQQGTLGNIKLLDIMETEEGKRLTDSKNYKQYHDAVSSGYAAAGADILRYYWLKERGGVYLDHDDTVESSFGDIHLSSEGIGLSGLYRMPTSDESQLSYGYSLSHFAVQPGSKVLAKVLDTASAGYSKKPGGYYNRLVKGADVTTNEVLESSGNILFTKVINANKGKLKSYYNNKLKLNNGEIDDSKIDKIENEVRTFERTSFPLRMKVTAGNAHTWMSN, encoded by the coding sequence ATGGGCTTCACTCTGTTCAGCCACACCCCTTCGGTCACGGTTCTCGACAACCGGGGCCTGAGCATCCGCAATATCGAATATCACCGCCATCCTGACACGCCAGCCACCACCGACGAACGCCTGAGTTGCCAGCGATATAATCACCGGGGATCCCTGACCCGGGCCTCTGACCCACGTTTCCAGGCCGCTAGAATGGCAAACTTCGAGTACCTGAGCGACCTGACCGGAAACGCCCTGCGCGTTTCCAGCCTCGACGCCGGGCTGACCCTTAACCTCAGTGATGCCGCCGGACGTCCTGTTCTGTCCATCACCAATGCCCGGGCCCCGAGTGATATGAGTGAGGCTATCACCCGGCGCTGGGTCTATGAGGCGGCGACGCTGCCCGGCAGACCGCTGAGCGTGACCGACAGTCCCACCGGAGGCGCAGCCCGCGTGACTGAGCGCTTCGTCTATGCGGGCAACAGCGCGGCAGAAAAGGCCCGGAACCTCGCCGGAGCCTGCGTCAGCCACTACGACCCGGCGGGGCTGGAGCAGACTGACGCGATAGCCCTGACCGGCACGCCGCTGTCCGTCACCCGCCGCCTGCTGAAGGACGCTGATAACCCGGCTGTGGTGGCCGACTGGCAGGGCAACGACGCCTCCGCCTGGAACGACCTGCTGGGCGCAGAGACGCTGACCACGCTGAGCATCAGTGATGCCACCGGAACCGTTCTCACCACCACGGATGCCAGAGGTAACGTACAGCGCGTGGCGTATGACGTGGCGGGCCTGCTCTCCGGGAGCTGGCTGACGCTGAAAGGCGGCAAAGAGCAGGCCATCGTGAAAGCCCTGACCTGGTCTGCCGCCGGGCAGAAGCTGCGGGAAGAGCACGGCAACGGCGTGGTGACGACCTACGCCTATGAACCTGAGACACAGCGCCTGGCGGGGATAAAAACCGAACGTCCGGCGGGACACGCCTCGGGCGCGAAAGTCCTGCAGGACCTGCGCTACGAGTACGACCCGGTGGGCAACGTGCTGACAATCCGCAACGACGCGGAAGAGACGCGCTTCTGGCGGAATCAGAAAGTGGTGCCGGAGAATACCTACGTTTACGACAGCCTGTACCAGCTGGTCAGTGCTACCGGGCGTGAAATGGCCGGGGCAGGCCAGCAGACCAGCAGCCTGCCTTCTCCGGCCATTCCGGTGCCCACCGACAACGCCGCAATGACAAATTACACCCGTACCTACACCTATGATCAAAGCGGCAATCTGACCCGAATACGGCATACCCCGGCGACCGGCAGCGGCTACACCACTGATATAACGATAAGCAACAGCAGCAACCGGGGCCTGCTGAGAACGCTGGCAAGTAGTTCGTCGGAGGTGGAAGCGTTGTTCACGGCAGGCGGGCAACAGAAACAGCTACAGCCGGGGCAAAATCTTACCTGGACGCCACGCAACGAACTGCAGCAAGTCAGCCCGGTGCAGCGGGAGGGTAAGGCGAGCGACAGCGAAAGCTACCGCTATGCCAGTGGCAGCCAGCGCGTGCTGAAGGTGAGCACGCAGCAAACGGGGAACAGCACGCAGACGCAGCGGGCGCTCTACCTGCCTGGGCTGGAGCTACGGACCACAAAAACCGGCAGCTCGGAGACGGAAAGCCTGCAGGTGATTACCGTGGGTGACGCAGGCCGGGCGCAGGTGCGCGTGCTGCACTGGGCGGCAGGCAAACCGGCGGACATCGGCAATGACGGACTGCGCTACAGCTACGACAACCTGACCGGCGGCAGCCAGCTGGAGCTGGACGGCAGCGGCAACGTTATCAGCCAGGAAGAGTATTACCCGTACGGCGGCACGGCGGTATGGGCGGCGCGAAGCCAGACGGAAGCAAACTACAAAACGGTGCGCTACTCGGGCAAAGAGCGGGATGCGACGGGGCTGTATTACTACGGCTACCGGTATTACCAGCCATGGGCGGGCCGCTGGCTGAGCGCGGACCCGGCAGGCACGATTGATGGCCTGAATTTGTTCAGAATGTGCAGGAATAGCCCTGTAACCTTCAAAGACAGTGATGGGTGCGCGCCTGCAAGGCCAGTACCTAAAAATATCTGGCATATATGGATTGGGCCTAATGCATTAAAAGATGCAGATATTGAAAGACTAAAAAGAAACGCTAATAAAAACCCTGATTACACGACAACCATATTAACTGATAGTACGTTCTGGGACGGTGAACCTTGGGCAGGAGTATTACAGCAGGGTACATTAGGGAATATTAAGCTACTTGATATCATGGAAACAGAGGAAGGAAAAAGACTCACGGATAGTAAAAATTATAAGCAATACCATGATGCTGTTAGTTCGGGATATGCCGCAGCCGGTGCTGATATTTTAAGATATTATTGGCTCAAAGAGCGCGGCGGTGTTTATCTGGACCATGATGATACGGTAGAGAGTTCCTTTGGGGATATTCACCTTTCCAGTGAAGGCATTGGGTTGAGTGGACTTTACAGAATGCCCACATCAGATGAGAGTCAGCTAAGTTATGGTTACTCATTATCACATTTTGCCGTGCAGCCAGGATCAAAAGTCCTTGCCAAAGTATTAGATACGGCAAGTGCAGGTTATTCAAAGAAACCTGGAGGGTACTATAATCGCCTGGTGAAAGGGGCCGATGTGACAACTAATGAGGTGCTTGAAAGTAGCGGTAATATTTTGTTTACCAAAGTCATCAATGCAAATAAAGGTAAGTTAAAAAGTTATTATAATAACAAATTAAAACTTAATAATGGCGAGATCGATGATTCAAAAATAGATAAGATCGAAAATGAAGTCAGGACCTTTGAAAGAACATCGTTCCCGTTAAGAATGAAAGTTACGGCTGGAAACGCACATACCTGGATGAGTAATTAA
- a CDS encoding RHS repeat domain-containing protein, whose protein sequence is MNQSLFSKTPSVTVLDNRGLSIRNIEYHRHPDTPTTTDERITRQRYNPGGFLTRSADPRLDKAGLANFTYITDLAGNVLRAQGVDNGTTVTLNDVAGRPVVGGDNIDAAGDKSQAVIRRWQYEAATLPGRPLSVTESTAGGAARVTERFVYAGNSAAEKARNLAGACISHYDPAGLEQTDAIALTGAPLSVTRRLLKDADNPAVVADWQGQDASAWNDLLAAETLTTQNTADSTGTPLTITDAKGNVQRVTYDVAGLLSGSWLTLKGGKEQAIVKALTWSAAGQKLREEHGNGVVTTYAYEPETQRLTGIKTERPAGHVSGAKVLQDIRYEYDPVGNVLTIRNDAEETRFWRNQKVVPENTYSYDSLYQLVSATGREMASAGQQSSQLPSATVPLPTDSAAFTSYTRTYAYDNGGNLTQIRHNAAATNHRYTTDITISDRSNRGVLSTLAKNPSDVDGLFTPGGQQKQLQPGQNLTWTLRNELLKVSPVARDGGVNDSESYRYDGGSQRILKVSTQQTGNSTQTQRALYLPGLELRTTKTGSSETESLQVITVGEAGRAQVRVLHWAAGKPADIGNDGLRYSYDNLTGGSQLELDGSGNVISQEEYYPYGGTAVWAARSQTEANYKTARYSGKERDATGLYYYGYRYYQPWAGRWLSADPAGTVDGLNLFRMCRNNPVNSTDDSGLFTRRFIQWFREKRTERRVNKSYQQMSKGTHWKGEITSFKSVSALSDRNIENLRGKNYPLTKESYDFVESFKKLNFNLIHYSDVDLINDGKAVFRSRRNLLDRRMIFEQGNTTDTDINFVGTDDFSFFSLKVGNAEGKQVSRFGHQRYDVNAASVENYKYFKRSHVAINDTLKFDFRQTNERRLYRYFDSKDVNFLRNENMAAKASETIFTNADFREGMALRIIDSVKNLTPDGQSYVFSSNTDNHIDTVLSLFLRPQLLVPKKLEATDVKKSYRHQSYC, encoded by the coding sequence ATGAATCAATCACTGTTTAGCAAAACCCCTTCGGTCACGGTTCTCGACAACCGTGGCCTGAGCATCCGCAATATCGAATATCACCGCCATCCTGACACCCCAACCACCACCGACGAACGCATCACCCGGCAGCGGTATAATCCAGGCGGGTTTCTGACCCGCAGCGCCGATCCGCGTCTCGACAAGGCCGGGCTGGCAAACTTCACGTACATCACTGATCTGGCCGGCAACGTGCTGCGCGCCCAGGGCGTGGACAACGGCACCACCGTGACCCTGAACGACGTCGCCGGGCGGCCAGTGGTGGGGGGCGATAATATCGACGCTGCCGGAGACAAAAGTCAGGCTGTGATCCGCCGCTGGCAGTATGAAGCGGCGACGCTCCCCGGCAGACCGCTGAGCGTGACCGAAAGTACCGCCGGAGGCGCAGCCCGCGTGACTGAGCGCTTCGTCTATGCGGGCAACAGCGCGGCAGAAAAGGCCCGGAACCTCGCCGGGGCCTGCATCAGCCACTACGACCCGGCGGGGCTGGAGCAGACTGACGCGATAGCCCTGACCGGCGCGCCGCTGTCCGTCACCCGCCGCCTGCTGAAGGACGCCGACAACCCGGCTGTCGTGGCCGACTGGCAGGGCCAGGATGCCTCCGCCTGGAACGACCTGCTGGCGGCAGAGACGCTGACCACGCAGAATACGGCGGATTCGACGGGAACCCCCCTGACCATCACGGATGCAAAAGGCAACGTACAGCGCGTGACGTATGACGTGGCGGGCCTGCTGTCCGGGAGCTGGCTGACGCTGAAAGGCGGCAAAGAGCAGGCCATCGTGAAAGCCCTGACCTGGTCTGCCGCCGGGCAGAAGCTGCGGGAAGAGCACGGCAACGGCGTGGTGACGACCTACGCGTATGAACCTGAGACACAGCGCCTGACGGGGATAAAAACCGAACGTCCGGCCGGGCATGTGTCTGGTGCGAAGGTCCTGCAGGATATTCGCTACGAGTACGACCCGGTGGGTAACGTGCTGACAATCCGCAACGACGCGGAAGAGACTCGCTTCTGGCGGAATCAGAAAGTGGTGCCGGAGAACACGTACAGCTACGACAGCCTGTACCAGCTGGTCAGCGCCACCGGGCGTGAAATGGCCAGTGCCGGGCAGCAGAGCAGTCAGTTACCTTCCGCCACCGTTCCTCTTCCCACAGACAGTGCAGCCTTCACCAGCTACACCCGCACTTACGCCTACGATAACGGCGGCAACCTGACGCAGATTCGCCACAACGCGGCGGCCACCAACCACCGCTACACCACGGATATCACGATAAGCGACCGCAGCAACCGGGGCGTGCTGAGCACGCTGGCAAAAAATCCGTCGGATGTGGACGGGCTGTTCACGCCGGGCGGGCAGCAAAAGCAGCTACAGCCGGGGCAAAATCTTACCTGGACGCTGCGCAACGAGCTGCTGAAAGTCAGCCCGGTAGCGCGTGACGGTGGCGTGAACGACAGCGAAAGCTACCGCTACGACGGCGGCAGCCAGAGAATCCTGAAGGTGAGCACGCAGCAAACGGGGAACAGCACGCAGACGCAGCGGGCGCTCTACCTGCCTGGGCTGGAGCTACGGACCACAAAAACCGGCAGCTCGGAAACGGAGAGCCTGCAGGTCATCACGGTAGGTGAAGCGGGCCGGGCGCAGGTGCGGGTGCTGCACTGGGCGGCAGGCAAACCGGCGGACATCGGCAATGACGGACTGCGCTACAGTTACGACAACCTGACGGGCGGCAGCCAGCTGGAGCTGGACGGCAGCGGCAACGTTATCAGCCAGGAAGAGTACTACCCGTACGGCGGCACGGCGGTATGGGCGGCGCGAAGCCAGACGGAAGCAAACTACAAAACGGCACGCTACTCGGGCAAAGAGCGGGATGCGACGGGGCTGTATTACTACGGCTACCGGTATTACCAGCCATGGGCGGGCCGCTGGCTGAGTGCAGACCCGGCTGGTACGGTGGACGGGTTGAACCTGTTCCGGATGTGCAGGAATAATCCTGTTAATAGCACTGATGATTCCGGCCTGTTCACGCGCAGGTTTATTCAGTGGTTCAGAGAAAAAAGAACGGAAAGACGAGTGAATAAAAGTTATCAACAAATGAGTAAAGGAACTCATTGGAAAGGTGAAATTACAAGTTTTAAATCAGTTTCAGCACTCAGTGATAGGAATATTGAAAATCTTAGGGGGAAGAATTATCCGTTAACTAAGGAATCATATGACTTTGTTGAGAGCTTTAAAAAATTAAATTTTAATTTGATTCATTACTCAGATGTTGACTTAATTAATGATGGCAAGGCTGTTTTTAGATCCAGACGAAACCTTCTTGACAGAAGAATGATTTTCGAACAGGGGAACACAACTGATACTGATATTAATTTTGTCGGTACAGATGATTTTTCATTCTTTTCACTAAAAGTGGGTAATGCAGAAGGGAAGCAAGTTAGTCGATTTGGGCATCAGCGGTATGACGTAAATGCAGCGAGCGTGGAAAATTATAAATATTTCAAACGCTCGCATGTTGCAATCAATGATACATTGAAATTTGATTTTAGACAGACCAATGAACGCAGGCTTTATCGATACTTTGATTCTAAGGATGTTAATTTTCTTCGTAATGAAAATATGGCCGCTAAGGCTTCTGAAACAATATTTACCAACGCCGATTTCAGGGAGGGGATGGCTTTGAGAATTATTGATTCAGTTAAAAATTTGACGCCAGATGGGCAATCATACGTATTTTCTTCGAATACGGATAACCATATTGATACTGTGCTTTCCTTATTCCTCCGGCCTCAGCTATTGGTACCTAAAAAACTAGAGGCTACAGATGTGAAGAAAAGCTACAGGCATCAGTCTTACTGTTGA